The stretch of DNA GACGCAGATCGGTCAGCTGGTTTCGTCGGGCTTTGTTACCGACCAGGCGTCGGGAAAGTTCAATGATGCGTACACGAAGTACACCTCGAGTGCGAACACGGTGATCCTGCAGCTCACCGAGATTGAGACGTTCCTCAAGGGCATCGCGACGGCGATGAAGGACCTCGACACGCAGATCGCGTCGCGCATTCAGTAGCCGGCAGTGATCGAATCGTCGGGCGTGCCCTCGGCACGTGCAGCCCCTTTCGGCAACTCAGTTCCTGAAGATTCTGCGATCGTTCATTCAGCGTCGCGGGATCTGGTGCTTGAGTTCGCCGAGCTGTGGGTGCGAGGGATGGCAGACGTCGACAAGCTGTGGAAGATCTTTGACCTGTGCGAGATGTATCTTCTCCAGCCTGACTATTTCGGTGCTCCCGTTTACCGCGTGAACGAGCAACTGGTGACACCGGTGTTCTCGTCCGATGCCCTGCTGACCAGGTTCATTGAAGAATCGGCCCTCGGGCCCGACCGTGACACTGACGGCTTTGATTGGATGCGCCTCACGGGAGCGAAGATCTTCGGGCTCCCCGTTCGAGCACGCTTTCTTGTGATCGATCCGGGGAGTCCGCACTCCGCGACCGTTGACCTTGCGTCCCGTGAGGATCCCCCACCGTTGGCGGGTGGCGCACCACCTATTGCGATCAACCTGCAGATTGACGAAGACGGCCGAACCATAGGTGGGCCGCCTCAGGCGTTCGAGAGAGTGTAGCGATCATGAACACGTTTGAGAGCTCCCCGCAGGAACTCCGCGGGGCGTCCGCGCGCGCGGGCTCCATTGCATCAGCGCTCAAAAG from Leifsonia psychrotolerans encodes:
- a CDS encoding WXG100 family type VII secretion target: MSNIKVSYGEIEAAAGQLGTGREEITTKLQGLQTQIGQLVSSGFVTDQASGKFNDAYTKYTSSANTVILQLTEIETFLKGIATAMKDLDTQIASRIQ